A single window of Doryrhamphus excisus isolate RoL2022-K1 chromosome 5, RoL_Dexc_1.0, whole genome shotgun sequence DNA harbors:
- the LOC131129489 gene encoding uncharacterized protein LOC131129489 yields MEQQNESDQPQKLYDTRSVASKTKTSRSSRSSTSSAATKARASAEAALVEAKYAAREAEMMKAKAKIEAEAAQRKAELEASLYVLKIERSATAAAAEAAVYEGAAAVEGSSLEDLAQIPPEDTAQHTSEYVKAHYVTPDAQQPAPVPQQPLTTSTPAPRASLPAPPSSVQWYPLPGTVTNQPTTFVNGEVMFDYNQNRSSHCPPAPVSHTASLRDYPCEPAQMTDLTKHLVRRELVSSGLLKFDDCPENYWAWKTSFQDVIRGLNLTAREELDLLLRWLGPESSTQAMRIRSAHVHNITAGVALVWERLDDNYGSPEVIENALLSKLENFPKISNKDNQRLRELGDILLEIQAAKAEGYLHEKLGQLWI; encoded by the exons ATGGAGCAGCAAAACGAGTCGGACCAGCCGCAAAAGCTCTACGACACCAGGTCAGTCGCCTCAAAAACAAAGACTTCAAGGTCCAGCAGGTCCTCAACCAGCTCCGCAGCCACCAAAGCAAGGGCTAGTGCCGAAGCAGCCCTGGTGGAGGCGAAATATGCAGCCCGAGAAGCAGAAATGATGAAAGCAAAGGCTAAAATAGAGGCTGAAGCAGCACAACgcaaagcagaactggaggccaGTCTGTATGTGCTAAAGATCGAGAGAAGTGCCACGGCAGCCGCAGCTGAAGCAGCAGTCTATGAAGGCGCAGCAGCAGTGGAAGGCAGCTCTCTCGAAGACCTGGCACAGATCCCTCCAGAGGACACCGCTCAACACACCAGCGAGTATGTGAAGGCTCACTATGTGACACCCGACGCTCAGCAGCCAGCTCCGGTCCCACAGCAGCCACTCACCACATCCACGCCAGCACCACGAGCATCATTACCAGCACCACCATCTTCAGTCCAGTGGTATCCGCTCCCCGGCACCGTCACAAACCAGCCTACGACCTTTGTTAATGGTGAGGTTATGTTTGATTACAATCAAAATAGGTCCTCACATTGTCCTCCTGCTCCAGTGTCTCACACAGCTAGCCTCAGAGACTATCCTTGTGAACCAGCACAAATGACTGATCTTACTAAACATCTCGTTAGAAGAGAACTTGTGAGCTCTGGACTTTTGAAATTTGATGACTGTCCAGAAAACTACTGGGCCTGGAAAACCTCTTTCCAGGATGTGATTAGAGGGCTTAATTTAACAGCTAGAGAAGAGCTTGATTTACTGTTAAGGTGGCTCGGCCCCGAGTCTTCCACACAGGCTATGCGTATCAGGTCCGCACATGTTCACAACATTACAGCAGGAGTAGCTTTGGTGTGGGAGAGGTTAGATGATAACTATGGCTCACCAGAGGTCATTGAGAATGCTCTTTTGTCAAAACTAGAGAACTTCCCTAAAATCTCGAACAAAGATAATCAGCGTCTCAGAGAGTTAGGGGACATTCTTTTGGAGATTCAGGCAGCTAAGGCAGAGGGATATCTGCATG agaaactcggtcagctgtggatttga